The DNA segment AGTGCAGAATTATCTGTAACCATGATTATTGTCTGTACTTTCCAGTAATATTTTCAGTACACATGTTCACTCATGTTCACCtgccttttcctctctctcgcCCCTTCAGAGCGTTCTCCTCACCGGCCCATCCTGCAGGCAGGTCTGCCGGCCAATCAGACGGTGGTGGTGGGCAGTGATGTAGAGTTCCACTGTAAGGTGTACAGTGATGCACAGCCTCATATCCAATGGCTCAAACACATTGAGGTGAACGGTAGCCGCTACGGCCCCAAAGGAACACCCTACGTTACTGTTTTAAAGGTAcaaccctgcacacacacacacacacacacactactgactgTCACACTACTTAATGTCCTACTACTGACTGTCACACAGTACTGACAATCATACTATGGACTCACTGCCAACTATTAAACTTTACTGATTCACACTACTGAGTGTCACACACTACTGACTATCAGACAGTACTGACTATCACACATGACTGTCACACAATACTGAGACACTACTGACTGTCACAAACGACTGACTATTACACAATATTGATACAATATTATCAATATTGAGCCACACAACACTGACTGTTAAACAATACTACCACAAATGACTGACCAGCACATAATACTGACACACCATTGACTATTACACAGTACTGACCATCACACAatactgacactcacactactcAGTCACTGCTGACTATcacactctgctgactcacaccCAACTGACTATCACAAATGACTGACTATCACACAATACTGACACACTACTGACCATCACAGAATACTGACACTAAACTACTGACTCACTGCTGACTATCACACTCTGACTCACACCCTACTGACCAccacacactactgttacacactgttcaCTATTATCTCCTCCTGACTGTAAGCTAAGAACATCTGCCACCTGACCAACATCTGGATTTACCACCAGGCAAAATGACTCCTGTTAAAAACCACAGGTTTTAGTTCACGGGGGATGAAAAATGGTTAATAAAACGGTTAATCTTGTTAGCATGGCCACCACtgaagtgttgtttttttccttgtgCGTCAGACTGTGGTCTTTCTGAGTGCATTGTAAAACCAAATTGTGCTGAAAATCTCAGGTATGCTGCTGTCCGGCTGTAGGTACAGGAAGAACTGCGAAGGCTCTCGGCTCTTGATATGTAAGAAAATTATGATGTGGTAAAGAGTCTCACATGCCACCCATGTTAGCAAGAATTTGTCAGGAATTATCACCAATGTCAGAAATTTCTATTCCTTCAGAAGGGCCAAGAGgattattcctctctctctctctctctctctctctctctcttcaacttcagtctatctctctctcctatttGAGAACAAGTAGGGAAACGAGGTGGTTCACATCTGTTTTGGGCTAAGCAAACCGCCATGCTGGCGTCGCGTGGGTAGACAGCCACTCTCCCCACTGCCCTGCTACCTCTgcaaaagaggaggaggaggagaagagagggagCGGGAGATGAGGCACCCGAAAAAGCCATGGAAAAAATGAGTGCAGGAAGCAAGGGAAGGGCAGAGTCAGCAGGCAGAGGAGGGGAGAGCGACGGCTAGCCAGACCGCCACTCTATTTTCGACTCCCACATAATTGAAACAGTATTTTACAGCGAGCTGCGCACCCGTTTTTCCCTTCCCCACAGCCTCATCTGCGTGCCCCGAaacctcctctccctcctcctgcTCGGCCCACAGCACAGAGCGACAGATCATGTGTGGCACATAgtctggagagagagggaaaaccgagagagagacagagacagatgaaAAGGCGTATGTGTAATTGAAGTGAAATAAACGAGTGAGAGCAATGTTTgggagaatgaaagagaaagtgTTTAAGTTGATTAGCACTTAGAGATGTGTATGAAAACACAGAGGTAGTGTTTCCACGTGCTGTGATTTTTGCACAGATCAAACGCTACGTGTGCATTTTCCATGTGTTTCTGTTTAACCTCAGCTTGATTTCTGTATCAGCTGCGATCCGCGACACTGAGCttgtgtgaaataaaatgtctatgagagggagagatgatcgcagctcattatatatatatctgccCAGATGTTAATGAGTGTGCTGCCGCTTAATACGTATgcatgcgtgtgtttgtgtgtgttttgcagaatCTGACTAGTAAGGATAAGGAATATGTTAATAGGCTCACTCTGTTCAATGTGACAGAGGAGGATGCAGGACAGTACTGGTGTACAGGCTCCAACTTTTTAGGCAAGTCTGAGATCCCTTTCTGGCTCACAGTACGCCAACCAGGTAAACCCCCTCCCCAAACACCTTGGACTGAACTGCCCAATCAGCTGCACTTAAGCACATTCTACTTCCGGGTGGTGATGGCTGAAGCTGACTTCTTTACTTTTTATTGattaagctgtgtgtgtgtgtgtgtgtgtgtgtgcgtgtgttaattTAATCTTCATTTCCTCATCTTTTTGATGCAATCGATGCAAAACACAACAAGGGCTTTGCTAATTTGaaccacacacattcatattgAATTCCCATACACTGCTACCCACAATTGAACCTCTGCTCTTTTTGTGAGcattttcaaacacacacacacacacagacttggcaGCCCTCTGTGATGAATGGATGGCAGTATTAACCATAGAAAGCTCAAAGAAGCTTTAAAGACATTAATGGCCACCTCACCATGGAATGGAGCAATTTCAGCTCAACCTAAATAAGAAACAGACCCAGCAACGAAATACACAGTTTTCAAGTGGAATAGTGGCACCAGGGGGTGGAGCCTCGATTATATTCCTCCAGGTCATCTCTCTGACAACAGGGAAGCTTTGCTGGTGATGGGATGGCTGGTGATGGGATATCTGCTTTTGCTAGGTGACGGGCTACGTttcctcctcttttctctctctctctgggtttgTGGTTtatgagtctctctctgtcttttctctccctctcccttcaTCTCCCTTGTTCAGACTGCTGGCATTAACACTACGGATAAGGAGCTGGAGGTTCTGTTCCTGACCAACGTGTCCTTTGAGGATGCGGGCGAGTACACATGTCTTGCGGGGAACTCTATAGGTTATGCCCATCACTCAGCTTGGCTTACCGTTATACCAGGTACAACTTCTTCTGATTGATCCCTCACTgtcttctttttgtctttcGGGCCTTTCTGCTCTAATCTCGGAGACTTTCTTTTGGTATTTGATTTCTCTGCTGCTTTATTGGTGCATTGTGACTCTATATTtataaagtgtatatttatatatatatgtatatttataaataaatattattacatcattactgttattgtgttttttttctggtttcttaAATGTTTCTATTATCACCACACAGCACATTTACAATTGTAAAAGTTTTAATTAGTGCTGAAGTTTTCTCTTTGATTCCATCTTCATGTTAGTGCATCAAGAGTTCTCAGTTCAGGATGAGCCAATGGCGTTCACTCACCGTTTCATTATTCCACTCATATTGCCTCTGTGGGGTGTTGCAGTAAATGACAGCATCCATAAATAGCCTCCACCCCAGCATtaactcgttctctctctcacacaaacacacgcctacgttctttaattaaaaaagttcAGCTCATTTTATATAGTCTGCTTATGGGCGCTTGGGATGCCACATGAGTAGCGCAGTCCCCTGGAAGATGAGCAGTATGGGATGTGTACCTGTAGGGAAGCCTGACAGCTCAATAATTAGTTTGTATTagtttgtgtgactgtgagttTTCTGTGGGTGTTAATGGCTCCGCTTTCCAAAGTTCAGATTAATGATAGATATGCATTCACATTCTTTCAGGCACATttttaaactattattattttctaaacAGGGAGtcttgttttattaaataggGAAGCTCTCTAACAGATCATGGTATAACATTTGTGCCAGTTCTCGTGCCaaacaaacctttttttttttttctttgtgtcagCTATAGGGGATGTAAAAGACGACGACTACGCAGACTTCCTAATCTACGGAACGGGCTGCGTGCTTTTTATCCTCACagtgatcatcatcatcctctgcCGCATGCGTATGAACACGCAAAAGACTCTTCCCACGCCTCCAGTACAAAAGCTCTCCAAATTCCCCCTCAAGAGACAGGTAACAGAAAGTAGATACAAGATTTGATCAGTTTCTCCCCTCTTGAATTCTCTCATGTCTTTCATGCTTGAATCAAACAATGCTTCTTTCCTTCTAACTGTATTGTCATAGAAAAAAATCCCTGTAGATGCTTTCTGAAATTTACGCAGGGTTTTAAGTCTGAAGCATGTgtatgtgcacatgtgtgttgCTTGGCCcgtgggagagtgagagagtgggagtTTGTCATAGTTGTAGTGTAGCTGAAGATTATTCATATTCTCCCATGACTGCCAGTGTGCAGATCATATTTCACCTTCAGTGCAACCCAGTCTCTCTCAGttgttttaaagattttaaacgGCAGCAGCTgcaaatgaaaacacacacagactcgctCCTACTTTCTCCCAGTCATTCCTCACACGCTCTACAGCTACTGATGGTTAGAAGAGAGGAATTGTACAGACAGACACCGCTGCCAGCTTCACTTGGACCCAAATCAGCGATAGATGGAATCTGTATTACATTAATTCTGTAATCTGTCTCTACAGAGgatcacatttttatttgtcaccgCTCCCAGCACACCTGAAACAAAGTATTCCATGTTTTTCATGGCTTGATACAGGTGTTTAAGATGCACAGGGAGAGGAAAAACATGTACTCTGATCACTTCATTAGGAACACTAGACTAATACTGGGTAAGCCTCCCTTTGCTCACAGACAATTCTTCATGGCagggattccacaagatgtgtTGAGATTCTGCTCCATGTTGCATCACACAATCCCTGCAAAATTTTTAGCTACACTTTCAGGCTGCGATTCTCTTGTTCTACTACAATCCATCTCATAGAAACATTCCCAACACCATTACACCttctccaccagcctggactcaTCAACCCACCCACATCAAGGttaatgtgttgtgcattctgagatgcttttctgctcagcacaatTGTATAGTATGATTATCTGGGTTGCCGTAACCTTTTTCGAGTTGCTCAAACCAGTTTGGAAATCCTCTGTTGTTCTCTCTCATCACCAAACGGTTTCCATCAgtgatgtttctttctttattgcaccattctgagtaaactctagagtctgttgtgtttgtgaaaatCTCATAAGATCAGCAGTTACAGaaacactcaaaccagcctgtctggcaccaacaatcatggCAGTGTAAAAATCACtcagatcacattttccccattctgatggttgatgtgaacattagaTGAGGCTGAGGCTGCTGGCCGTATCTGCATGCTTTCATGCATTGCTCTGCAGCCACACAGTTGGCTGAGTAGATAATTGCAGGAATGGGTGTACCTACTACCTCAGCGAGTGTAGACTGTCTGGGCATCCCTAATAGCCTCTTTGAAAAACATTGCCTTAGTCACTGTCTTATTCATCTGGGAACAaagttgtatagtgtgtattgcaGTTCTCACTCAAAAAGCTGATGCGCAATGATGCGCAAACCATAATAAGCAGTCTGTTAAATAGGATTTATTGAAAAATGCCAACAATTCCAAACACTCCCggatggaaaaaataaataaatacaccacAAGTGTTTTCCATGATGGATGAAAATGAtaatattatgtttttaaaGCAGCAAACACTCATACAGGAAAAAAAGAGCTCATAATGGAGGCTGTTGAGATGAAAAATCATGATGCATAAAGAATCATTTTTGAATTGCACCATAGCACACTGAATCAAAATCAGTTTGAATCGTGAGGTGCCTAGAGATGCTCTCCATTTGATCATTTCATACACCGGtggtgtgcgtgcgtgtgtgtgtgtgtgtgtgtctgtgtgtgtgtgtgtgtgtgtgtgtgtctgtgtgtgtgagattgcaATGAGCTTATCAGCTCCATGCTCATACTGTTTGTCAGCTATTCCTCTGTGGAGTCTACTCCAAAAGCAATTTTGACAGCACTTTGATTGAATCATCATTGCCTGAGCTTTTCATGTTCACACCGCTAACATTGATCTCACACGTGAACATGAAGCAAGGGGTTACGGAGGGAGGCAGAGAAAGAAATGAGGCGAGAGGGAGGGTTTGGGAGCTGTGAAAAATACCCTTAAAGTAAAGCAGGAGGAGGAAATATCACTGAAATAGACTTCTCATTTCCAGCTAGGCCATCCATCAACTTGAGGGgagagatatagagatatatagcagtctgagtgtatgtgacagagagcaCAAAGAAAGTGAGGAGGACAGGAAAGAGAAGAGGGAacacgaggaaaaaaaaaatcagcagttGAGCTGATGGTTCCTTAGGCATTCCCTTAGGAGATTAGGTAGAAATgtatgtgagattgtgtgtgtgtgtgtgtgtgtgtgtgcgtgtagccCTGAAATTATTCTCCTTATGTCTTTCGTTGTCCATCATGGCTTAGCTGGCAGCTGCagtctctccttttctctttgcAGCACTGGCTGAAGAGCAAGGACACTCTCcatgtttctgtctctcacagcTCAAAGAGGGACAAGTTCCACTCTTGTTCAAACACCCCacagaatacattttttatctttatctctACCTTGTTTCTTATTTCGACATGCTCTCTCTCCTTCAGTATATTTTGTCCTGATCGCTTGTCTACCGCTCCGACAGAGACGATAACATTCTGTTCTGCTTCTTCACTTAAGCAGGTGTCCTTGGACTCCAATTCCTCCATGAATTCGAACACCCCGCTGGTCAGGATCGCCCGCCTGTCGTCCAGTGATGGACCTATGCTGCCTAATGTCTCAGAGCTAGAATTACCCTCAGACCCTAAGTGGGAGTTTCCTCGCTCAAGGTGAGTTACCTGCCTAGAGAAATTGTCATATCAATATAGTTGTTTCACTCTAGCTTCAGTGTctaatcattttaaatcatctgttttgtctgtgtgtgttgctatAGGCTGACACTAGGGAAAGCTCTTGGTGAAGGCTGCTTTGGGCAAGTTGTGATGGCTGAAGCCATCGGTGTTGATAAAGAGAAACCCAACAAGCCGATCACAGTGGCAGTCAAGATGCTCAAAGGTATGttaaacacagagacagtgcCAAAGACCTGCCTCATCATGTAAGACAAatatacatagagagagaaagagagagagagagaaagagagataatgTTAAGGTTAAGTGTTTGTAAAGAAATGGTTTACGTTGTTTTGTCAGACGATGGCACTGACAAGGACCTGTCTGACCTGGTGTCagagatggaaatgatgaaaatgatcGGCAAACACAAGAACATCATCAACCTGCTTGGGGCATGCACACAAGATGGTTAGTTCTCACAATATGAACATGCACACAACATCACATATACATGTTTGTCTGAGTCACTTTGTCAGTGACAGACTTGAAAATCAAGTTTCTTTTGAAAGTGTCTTTCATGGCTGAAAATTCTCAATGTGTGCGTATAGGTCCTCTCTATGTGTTGGTGGAATATGCCTCCAAAGGAAacctgagggagtatctgcgtGCCCGGAGGCCTCCCGGTATGGACTACTCGTTCGACACCTGTAAGATTCCAGATGAGACTCTCACCTTTAAGGACCTGGTGTCCTGTGCCTACCAGGTTGCCAGAGGCATGGAGTACCTGGCTTCCCAGAAGGTACCATCAAATCTCACACCTCTGACCTGATGTGTGTGAACATCACATTTTATATTAGCTATTTTCTTAGGCAATGAATGTGTATGCATTAGAATGGGTGAAGGTTTTCCAGTGAGGGAAAACATACTGACCTGTAAAAAAGCACTGATCCTGGAGACTCCTTTGATAAATTTGCCATAAACACCTGCATACAGaaagcttattattattctacCTTATGCAGAGCACCGTACAGGTCCCAGTGAATTAGCTGTTATTGCATAAATGCTCacatattagaatgagtgcattaatataagcGTGTGATTTGCATTATGGTTCGCACTACTGCCAGAGCCATGCTGGTACAGAAATgtaatcaccttctgaccaatcgtaTTCAAGTATTCAACACCGCTGTGGTGTAGGAAATAGAAAAGGGCTGATTCTCAGTGGCCACTGACAGTGTGCAATTTTGAGCCCATGGTGTGGGGTTTGAAAGGACCACTGTGTTGGCAGATTTAAAATTTCACACCCTTTTGCAACCACTCCACCACCGTCAGCGCAGACGTGTTCCATTCTGGCCATGAAAATAGCACCTGGGCAAGAATGGGAGGGGAGGAACGGCATACACTCAACAGAAAAGAGAACTCTTACTGCTAGATACATTTCTTTCGTATGAATTGAATGATTTTTATGGCAGACACATGATTAGTGGTGATGACCTCtcctctctatccctctctctctctctctctctctctctctctctcattgtgtgtgtagtgtatccaTAGAGACCTGGCAGCCAGGAATGTTCTGGTGACGGAGGATAATGTGATGAAAATTGCTGACTTTGGTTTGGCCAGAGATGTGCACAACATAGACTACTACAAAAAGACCACCAATGTGAGTCATTCCAGCTTCTCAAATACTTCACCAAATGTATTATGGTGCTAATTTTAATTGATTGTTATTGGTATAATTTGGCTTTGCTGGCAGTGCCACATTGTTTGTGCTGACCAGACAAATATGTGATGATGTTCTCAtgtaaaaatgcataaaataaacCCTAAATAGTCTGTTGCTCTGGATATTACAATGATTTCGTCTGGAAAACTGTCATGCCCAAGTAAAAGAAGCTTATTCAAACTGGTGATGCTTTAGAGAACCATGTGCATGTGATTGGGCAGTGGGAGAGGTTCAGTAGAGGACACAGCTTAATCAAGTGACCTGCAGCAGTTCTAAGGGGGTTTTTAGCTTGTGGGAATATTTAAATGTGCTCTGTGGTGGAATCAGTGTATTAGATGAGACAGTAGAGGATTAGAACAGCGCTGTGTTGATGTTAGCTGGGCGTCTATGTACCCTGCCGGCTCAGCTCATCTCTTGTTCTGATCCGCTGTGTATGCTTTCAGGGTCGTTTGCCCGTTAAATGGATGGCACCGGAGGCTCTGTTTGACCGGGTCTACACACACCAGAGCGATGTGTGAGTTGACAATGCCACGCATACCTGTCATTTTCCCCTTCACTCCATCTTTTCTTCACAACATCCAGTATTCCGGTGTTTAAACACAGTGACTGTATCTGTTAGCATCAAACTCAGCtgagcgtgtgtttgtgtgtgttttacagttaTTCATTGATGCACACATTCCTGCTTTGtttgtaatagtgtgtgtatgtgtggagagCTGGTTCCTGTTCATTATCTGTTCACTCATTCAGGCTTAATATACAGTGATACAgttgtgacacacacacgcacatacctacacgcacacacgcacataaacATGCAAACGCAGTGCAATATTTCTCAAAGCACTGCAGTAGTGAAATCATATTATTAGCTCTAGGCAGTACAATATTGGAGAAAAAAGTGGTTATTTATacatctactgtgtgtgtgtgtgtatgtgtgtgtgtgtgtacacgcgCCTCCAATAGAATTGCTGCctgctgatgtgtgtgaataagaTCTGAGTCTGACATTAAGCTAATGAATGGATACTGATGGGATGATGGGCCAATTATTCAGCATTCATACAGATtcttatgctgtgtgtgtgtgagagagagagagtgagtttagctagctaacatgaacTGGCTCTTAACTCCCCTTGTCTTTCAGTGTGGCTAATTTGATTAGCACTGCACAGTGGGGGTGTGGAAGAAATAGGGCCAAACAAAAGAACCCTGAGTTAACAGAACAGCttgtgataacacacacacacatagacacacacacactgatttaatGGACTTGCCTCTCTTATCACAGACACATATTATAAGCCTCACTGAGAACTGGCCTCTCACATCCGCCAACAACCAAAGGCcccagagagagtgagacacttagagagagagagagagatattttcTCTAGTTTTCTGTAGTGTTTCCACATCTTCTCATCCATGCAAGATGATAAATTCAAAAATTTTATCTAACAGTCTACAACCAGCATCATGAAAAGTGGTCCCAGTAGTCATCCAGATATTCACATCATGAATCCCATCATCCTCTGCCCAAGATGCCCTTGTGGCTCTGTCCACTTGTCCACCCACAGCTATTCTCTTTCTGATTGCCTTTTTCTCGGGCTGTATTCACCTTTGGCTTCTGTGCTCTTGCAGCTGGTCGTACGGAGTGTTGCTATGGGAGATCTTCACTCTGGGAGGATCGCCGTACCCTGGCATCCCTGTCGAGGAGCTCTTTAAGCTGCTCAAGGAGGGCCATCGAATGGACAAACCTGCCAACTGCACTCATGAACTGTATGTCTCTGAACTCACTCACTTTTAATCCGCCGTGCTTTCATTTGGCAGCAAACGTTTAGTGCTGTTCATTaattttagtttgtgtgtgcaggtatATAATTCGATATACATGTAATGTGGTAAGGTAGTGATTTTCTTTTTGATAGAAGAATCCTTTTATtcaaaaatttttaaataatcatcaAGATTTTAAGTAAAGAATACGTGCTGTTATTGGAAGGGATAGTGTGATGTGGCCCAGTTCAAAACGTTTTATTCCTCACCGCGccaacaattacaatttttCATGACTCACAGAAAGACACATTGTCCATTTTATCCAGTTCTAgttctatttattatatttactctttcttgaagttaataagacaaaaaatggTTTGTCTTCTTGCCAGAAAACCACAAAGCAGAAAGCCTGCTGTCATGAAGACTCTTCCATGGTGG comes from the Hemibagrus wyckioides isolate EC202008001 linkage group LG03, SWU_Hwy_1.0, whole genome shotgun sequence genome and includes:
- the fgfr3 gene encoding fibroblast growth factor receptor 3 isoform X5 is translated as MCESGVRGEDPGPQRPLAGMMALCLLLYLSSIVPSAHSAHLPSAQPTDWRSSETETEMEPGVFLEDYVLAVGESLDLPCNAPNFLMSVMWQKDGDVVLPGNRTRLSHKVLHINNVSYDDSGVYTCRYEQGNTLLGNYTVRVTDSLSSGDDEDYDAEPDDAGNENEAPYWTRPERMDKKLLAVPAANTVKFRCVAAGNPTPSIHWLKNGKEFKGEQRMGGIKLRDQQWSLVMEGAVPSDRGNYTCVVHNKYGTITHTYQLDVLERSPHRPILQAGLPANQTVVVGSDVEFHCKVYSDAQPHIQWLKHIEVNGSRYGPKGTPYVTVLKTAGINTTDKELEVLFLTNVSFEDAGEYTCLAGNSIGYAHHSAWLTVIPGDVKDDDYADFLIYGTGCVLFILTVIIIILCRMRMNTQKTLPTPPVQKLSKFPLKRQVTVSLDSNSSMNSNTPLVRIARLSSSDGPMLPNVSELELPSDPKWEFPRSRLTLGKALGEGCFGQVVMAEAIGVDKEKPNKPITVAVKMLKDDGTDKDLSDLVSEMEMMKMIGKHKNIINLLGACTQDGPLYVLVEYASKGNLREYLRARRPPGMDYSFDTCKIPDETLTFKDLVSCAYQVARGMEYLASQKCIHRDLAARNVLVTEDNVMKIADFGLARDVHNIDYYKKTTNGRLPVKWMAPEALFDRVYTHQSDVWSYGVLLWEIFTLGGSPYPGIPVEELFKLLKEGHRMDKPANCTHELYMIMRECWHAVPSQRPTFRQLVEDHDRVLSMTSTDEYLDLSVPFEQYSPTCPDSNSTCSSGDDSVFAHDPLPDEPCLPKHHHSNGIIRT
- the fgfr3 gene encoding fibroblast growth factor receptor 3 isoform X7; this translates as MCESGVRGEDPGPQRPLAGMMALCLLLYLSSIVPSAHSAHLPSAQPTDWRSSETETEMEPGVFLEDYVLAVGESLDLPCNAPNFLMSVMWQKDGDVVLPGNRTRLSHKVLHINNVSYDDSGVYTCRYEQGNTLLGNYTVRVTDSLSSGDDEDYDAEPDDAEAPYWTRPERMDKKLLAVPAANTVKFRCVAAGNPTPSIHWLKNGKEFKGEQRMGGIKLRDQQWSLVMEGAVPSDRGNYTCVVHNKYGTITHTYQLDVLERSPHRPILQAGLPANQTVVVGSDVEFHCKVYSDAQPHIQWLKHIEVNGSRYGPKGTPYVTVLKTAGINTTDKELEVLFLTNVSFEDAGEYTCLAGNSIGYAHHSAWLTVIPAIGDVKDDDYADFLIYGTGCVLFILTVIIIILCRMRMNTQKTLPTPPVQKLSKFPLKRQQVSLDSNSSMNSNTPLVRIARLSSSDGPMLPNVSELELPSDPKWEFPRSRLTLGKALGEGCFGQVVMAEAIGVDKEKPNKPITVAVKMLKDDGTDKDLSDLVSEMEMMKMIGKHKNIINLLGACTQDGPLYVLVEYASKGNLREYLRARRPPGMDYSFDTCKIPDETLTFKDLVSCAYQVARGMEYLASQKCIHRDLAARNVLVTEDNVMKIADFGLARDVHNIDYYKKTTNGRLPVKWMAPEALFDRVYTHQSDVWSYGVLLWEIFTLGGSPYPGIPVEELFKLLKEGHRMDKPANCTHELYMIMRECWHAVPSQRPTFRQLVEDHDRVLSMTSTDEYLDLSVPFEQYSPTCPDSNSTCSSGDDSVFAHDPLPDEPCLPKHHHSNGIIRT
- the fgfr3 gene encoding fibroblast growth factor receptor 3 isoform X4, producing MCESGVRGEDPGPQRPLAGMMALCLLLYLSSIVPSAHSAHLPSAQPTDWRSSETETEMEPGVFLEDYVLAVGESLDLPCNAPNFLMSVMWQKDGDVVLPGNRTRLSHKVLHINNVSYDDSGVYTCRYEQGNTLLGNYTVRVTDSLSSGDDEDYDAEPDDAGNENEAPYWTRPERMDKKLLAVPAANTVKFRCVAAGNPTPSIHWLKNGKEFKGEQRMGGIKLRDQQWSLVMEGAVPSDRGNYTCVVHNKYGTITHTYQLDVLERSPHRPILQAGLPANQTVVVGSDVEFHCKVYSDAQPHIQWLKHIEVNGSRYGPKGTPYVTVLKTAGINTTDKELEVLFLTNVSFEDAGEYTCLAGNSIGYAHHSAWLTVIPAIGDVKDDDYADFLIYGTGCVLFILTVIIIILCRMRMNTQKTLPTPPVQKLSKFPLKRQVSLDSNSSMNSNTPLVRIARLSSSDGPMLPNVSELELPSDPKWEFPRSRLTLGKALGEGCFGQVVMAEAIGVDKEKPNKPITVAVKMLKDDGTDKDLSDLVSEMEMMKMIGKHKNIINLLGACTQDGPLYVLVEYASKGNLREYLRARRPPGMDYSFDTCKIPDETLTFKDLVSCAYQVARGMEYLASQKCIHRDLAARNVLVTEDNVMKIADFGLARDVHNIDYYKKTTNGRLPVKWMAPEALFDRVYTHQSDVWSYGVLLWEIFTLGGSPYPGIPVEELFKLLKEGHRMDKPANCTHELYMIMRECWHAVPSQRPTFRQLVEDHDRVLSMTSTDEYLDLSVPFEQYSPTCPDSNSTCSSGDDSVFAHDPLPDEPCLPKHHHSNGIIRT
- the fgfr3 gene encoding fibroblast growth factor receptor 3 isoform X6, with the protein product MCESGVRGEDPGPQRPLAGMMALCLLLYLSSIVPSAHSAHLPSAQPTDWRSSETETEMEPGVFLEDYVLAVGESLDLPCNAPNFLMSVMWQKDGDVVLPGNRTRLSHKVLHINNVSYDDSGVYTCRYEQGNTLLGNYTVRVTDSLSSGDDEDYDAEPDDAEAPYWTRPERMDKKLLAVPAANTVKFRCVAAGNPTPSIHWLKNGKEFKGEQRMGGIKLRDQQWSLVMEGAVPSDRGNYTCVVHNKYGTITHTYQLDVLERSPHRPILQAGLPANQTVVVGSDVEFHCKVYSDAQPHIQWLKHIEVNGSRYGPKGTPYVTVLKTAGINTTDKELEVLFLTNVSFEDAGEYTCLAGNSIGYAHHSAWLTVIPAIGDVKDDDYADFLIYGTGCVLFILTVIIIILCRMRMNTQKTLPTPPVQKLSKFPLKRQVTVSLDSNSSMNSNTPLVRIARLSSSDGPMLPNVSELELPSDPKWEFPRSRLTLGKALGEGCFGQVVMAEAIGVDKEKPNKPITVAVKMLKDDGTDKDLSDLVSEMEMMKMIGKHKNIINLLGACTQDGPLYVLVEYASKGNLREYLRARRPPGMDYSFDTCKIPDETLTFKDLVSCAYQVARGMEYLASQKCIHRDLAARNVLVTEDNVMKIADFGLARDVHNIDYYKKTTNGRLPVKWMAPEALFDRVYTHQSDVWSYGVLLWEIFTLGGSPYPGIPVEELFKLLKEGHRMDKPANCTHELYMIMRECWHAVPSQRPTFRQLVEDHDRVLSMTSTDEYLDLSVPFEQYSPTCPDSNSTCSSGDDSVFAHDPLPDEPCLPKHHHSNGIIRT
- the fgfr3 gene encoding fibroblast growth factor receptor 3 isoform X1, which encodes MCESGVRGEDPGPQRPLAGMMALCLLLYLSSIVPSAHSAHLPSAQPTDWRSSETETEMEPGVFLEDYVLAVGESLDLPCNAPNFLMSVMWQKDGDVVLPGNRTRLSHKVLHINNVSYDDSGVYTCRYEQGNTLLGNYTVRVTDSLSSGDDEDYDAEPDDAGNENEAPYWTRPERMDKKLLAVPAANTVKFRCVAAGNPTPSIHWLKNGKEFKGEQRMGGIKLRDQQWSLVMEGAVPSDRGNYTCVVHNKYGTITHTYQLDVLERSPHRPILQAGLPANQTVVVGSDVEFHCKVYSDAQPHIQWLKHIEVNGSRYGPKGTPYVTVLKTAGINTTDKELEVLFLTNVSFEDAGEYTCLAGNSIGYAHHSAWLTVIPAIGDVKDDDYADFLIYGTGCVLFILTVIIIILCRMRMNTQKTLPTPPVQKLSKFPLKRQVTVSLDSNSSMNSNTPLVRIARLSSSDGPMLPNVSELELPSDPKWEFPRSRLTLGKALGEGCFGQVVMAEAIGVDKEKPNKPITVAVKMLKDDGTDKDLSDLVSEMEMMKMIGKHKNIINLLGACTQDGPLYVLVEYASKGNLREYLRARRPPGMDYSFDTCKIPDETLTFKDLVSCAYQVARGMEYLASQKCIHRDLAARNVLVTEDNVMKIADFGLARDVHNIDYYKKTTNGRLPVKWMAPEALFDRVYTHQSDVWSYGVLLWEIFTLGGSPYPGIPVEELFKLLKEGHRMDKPANCTHELYMIMRECWHAVPSQRPTFRQLVEDHDRVLSMTSTDEYLDLSVPFEQYSPTCPDSNSTCSSGDDSVFAHDPLPDEPCLPKHHHSNGIIRT